The Kribbella shirazensis genomic interval GCGGCGGCGACCAGCGCGGCCGCGAGGAAGCCTGTGCCGCGGTCGGTGGCGGCGGCGACCAGGCCGAAGCTGGCCGGGCCGAGGCCGGTGGCGAGATCGATGCTCATGCTGACCGTGCCCATCACCGCGCCCCGCTCGCCGGCCGGTGCGCGCTCGAGCGCGAGCATCATGATCGCGGGCGTCCCGAGGGCGATCCCGATCCCGAGTACGGCGGTGCCGACCACGAGCCCCGCCGTACTCCGTGATCCACCGATCGCCGCGAGCCCGAGCGTGCAGCACAGCAACGCGACCCGCACACTGCGCGCGGCCCCCAACCGATCCGGAACCCGCGCACCGGCGCCGCGAATCACCACGACGATCCCCGCGAACCCGAACAGCAGGAAGCCGGCACCGGGCAGGCCCAGGTCGAGCGCGTACAGCGGCACGAACGCCAGGAACCCCGCCATACCCCACACGAGCGCGAGCAGCAGCAGCGCAGGTACGACGGCCGCTCGCGGAACGAGCCGCACCACGCCCGCGTCGACCTCGCCCGCCTCCGCGCGGGTCTCGCCCACGCCCAGGGTGAGCAGTACGGCGACGAGCGCCGACCCGGCCGCGACCAGCCACACCGCGGTGGACCCGACTGCGCCGAAGAGGACTTCCCCGAGCGGAGGCCCCACCGCGAGACCGACGTACAAGGACAGTGAGAACAGACTGATCGCCTCGCCGCGCCGCTCGACCGGCGCCAGATCGGTCATCGCGGTCAGCGCGCCGACGAAGAAGAACGCGTCGCCGACACCCGTGAGCAGCCGTAGCGCGGCCAGCGCCTCGACCGAGCCCGCCCAGCCGTAGGCGGCGACCGAGCCCGCGAACACGATGCCGCCGACGGCCATCGCGACCGCGCGCCCCCGCCGATCCACGAGCCGTCCGGCCCACGGACGCAGGACCAGCGCGGAGAGGCTGAAGGCTCCGACGACCAGGCCGACCGCGATGTTGCCACCGGTCAGCGGCCCCGCGACGTACCGCGGCACGGCCGGTACCAGCATGCCGTCGGCAAGGAAGTAGGCCAGCGCCGCGCTCCCCAGCAGCACGAACTGCGGCGTGACGAGACGCGATCGAGTCGTTGCCGTTGTGCTCATGAGGCTCACAATGGGCCGTACGGGACCACTCGGTCATCGGTAGTTCTGCCCATCCCGAGGAGGGATGCGATGGGACAGCAGGATCCGCGCCTCGCGGAGCTTCTCTGCGCGCTGTCGGTGGCCCTCGACGTGGCGATGGACCAGCGTCCGGAGAAGTCGATCCGCAGCTGTCTGGTGGCGACCCGCCTGGCCGACCGGTTGGGTGTGCCCGACAAGCGC includes:
- a CDS encoding MFS transporter → MSTTATTRSRLVTPQFVLLGSAALAYFLADGMLVPAVPRYVAGPLTGGNIAVGLVVGAFSLSALVLRPWAGRLVDRRGRAVAMAVGGIVFAGSVAAYGWAGSVEALAALRLLTGVGDAFFFVGALTAMTDLAPVERRGEAISLFSLSLYVGLAVGPPLGEVLFGAVGSTAVWLVAAGSALVAVLLTLGVGETRAEAGEVDAGVVRLVPRAAVVPALLLLALVWGMAGFLAFVPLYALDLGLPGAGFLLFGFAGIVVVIRGAGARVPDRLGAARSVRVALLCCTLGLAAIGGSRSTAGLVVGTAVLGIGIALGTPAIMMLALERAPAGERGAVMGTVSMSIDLATGLGPASFGLVAAATDRGTGFLAAALVAAAGLALAVRQGGYRPVSAS